A window of the Arenibacter algicola genome harbors these coding sequences:
- the ilvC gene encoding ketol-acid reductoisomerase, with product MANYFNTLSLREQLTQLGKCRFMDSTEFSDGVSALKGKKIVIVGCGAQGLNQGLNMRDSGLDISYALRGAAIKEKRQSFINASENGFNVGTYEELIPTADVVINLTPDKQHTSVVSTVMPLMKKGATLSYSHGFNIVEEGMQIREDLTVIMVAPKCPGSEVREEYKRGFGVPTLIAVHPDNDPQDKGLAQAKAYAVATGGHKAGVLESSFVAEVKSDLMGEQTILCGLLQTGSILCFDKMIEKGIDAGYASKLIQYGWETITEGLKYGGITHMMDRLSNPAKIKAFELSEELKDIMRPLFHKHMDDIMSGHFSKTMMEDWANDDKNLLTWRAATGETAFEKTPAGSMKISEQEFYDHGVLMVAMVRAGVELAFESMTESGIIAESAYYESLHETPLIANTIARKKLFEMNRVISDTAEYGCYLFDHACKPLLADFMKTIDTDVIGKHFADQKHLSVDNAKLIAVNKALREHPVEIVGARLRASMTAMKPIV from the coding sequence ATGGCAAATTACTTTAATACACTATCATTAAGGGAACAACTTACTCAATTAGGGAAATGTAGATTTATGGATTCTACGGAATTTTCTGATGGTGTATCCGCTTTAAAAGGGAAGAAAATTGTAATCGTAGGTTGTGGTGCCCAAGGTCTTAACCAAGGTCTAAATATGCGCGATTCCGGATTGGACATTTCATATGCCTTAAGAGGTGCGGCTATAAAGGAAAAAAGACAGTCTTTTATAAACGCAAGTGAAAATGGCTTTAACGTAGGCACCTACGAGGAACTTATTCCAACAGCCGATGTAGTTATCAACTTAACTCCGGACAAACAACACACCAGTGTGGTTTCTACAGTTATGCCCCTAATGAAAAAAGGAGCTACATTATCCTACTCGCACGGTTTTAATATTGTAGAGGAAGGTATGCAGATCCGTGAAGACTTAACCGTTATTATGGTGGCACCAAAATGCCCAGGATCTGAAGTACGTGAAGAATACAAAAGAGGCTTTGGTGTTCCTACCCTTATTGCTGTACACCCGGACAACGACCCTCAAGATAAAGGATTGGCCCAGGCAAAAGCCTATGCAGTTGCCACTGGCGGACATAAGGCCGGTGTTTTGGAATCATCCTTTGTTGCTGAAGTAAAATCCGATTTAATGGGTGAGCAGACCATACTTTGTGGCTTGCTGCAAACAGGTTCTATTCTTTGTTTTGATAAAATGATTGAAAAGGGAATCGACGCTGGATATGCTTCCAAGTTGATTCAGTACGGATGGGAAACCATTACAGAAGGTCTTAAATATGGCGGTATCACCCATATGATGGATCGTTTGTCCAACCCTGCAAAGATCAAGGCTTTTGAACTTTCAGAAGAATTAAAAGATATAATGCGTCCTCTTTTCCATAAGCATATGGACGACATCATGAGCGGCCATTTTTCAAAAACTATGATGGAAGACTGGGCCAATGATGATAAAAACCTATTGACCTGGAGAGCAGCAACCGGAGAGACCGCTTTCGAAAAAACTCCAGCTGGATCAATGAAAATTTCTGAACAGGAATTTTATGACCACGGTGTACTAATGGTGGCTATGGTAAGAGCAGGTGTAGAACTGGCTTTTGAATCCATGACCGAATCGGGAATTATTGCCGAATCCGCTTACTACGAGTCATTACATGAAACTCCATTGATAGCCAATACCATTGCTAGAAAAAAATTGTTTGAAATGAACAGGGTTATATCCGACACAGCTGAATACGGCTGCTATTTGTTTGATCACGCCTGTAAGCCTCTATTGGCCGATTTCATGAAAACAATAGATACAGATGTCATAGGAAAACATTTTGCCGACCAAAAACATCTAAGTGTGGACAACGCAAAACTAATTGCTGTAAACAAAGCTTTACGCGAGCATCCCGTAGAGATTGTAGGAGCAAGGTTGCGTGCATCCATGACCGCTATGAAACCTATAGTATAA
- a CDS encoding PAS domain-containing hybrid sensor histidine kinase/response regulator gives MSNNYHRLLKRQLKKIDLDDSTLDLIAPLLHQVDEAYKAYDCDLEQVENVLEKSSQELFQTNQQLKNSVESISGQLSKVAGNIKDVIFEMDLNGNWSYLNPAWRKLTGYKVKDCLGKPYYQFLKDEQGNDLKNLIDLRTPNFKTISKSFKSQIITGEHKWLDFSLKVIMSEDGNIEGYIGAIVDISKIKETELALIEAKEKESMANKAKDEFLTTMSHEIRTPLNAVIGISHLLLLENPKPEQLENLSTLKHSSEHLLCLVNDILDFNKIASGQLELEERDFSLNQVLNGLGSIFHNTAKEKDIRLLIKKDTSIPKTFIGDSTRLSQILTNLVSNAIKFTEEGKVKVDIEVLEVKEDFYFLEFVISDTGIGIPEDKKDKIFLSFAQANSDTTRKYGGTGLGLAICKRLLEIMDSDLELESEVGKGSTFSFKLKLQKSSMTDHQEDIYSFDAKSFHEQDNLKGTRILVAEDNKVNIMVIEKFLSKWQVDFEIAENGLIALNKALENTYDMILMDLQMPVMNGFEASKAIRDSNNPLNKVMPIYALSASTGMDIKNQLGEYGIDGLICKPFNPTELFKTLTSILQQKYIQ, from the coding sequence ATGAGCAATAATTACCACAGACTTCTCAAAAGACAGTTAAAAAAGATAGATTTGGATGATAGTACTCTAGATCTTATCGCCCCTTTATTGCATCAAGTGGATGAAGCATACAAGGCTTATGATTGTGATTTGGAGCAGGTTGAGAATGTTTTGGAGAAAAGTTCGCAAGAGTTGTTCCAGACGAACCAGCAGTTAAAAAACAGTGTGGAGTCCATTTCAGGACAATTGTCCAAAGTGGCCGGAAACATCAAGGATGTTATTTTTGAAATGGACCTGAATGGCAATTGGTCCTATCTGAACCCTGCCTGGAGAAAGTTGACAGGTTATAAGGTTAAAGATTGTTTAGGGAAACCTTACTACCAATTCCTAAAGGATGAGCAAGGAAACGATTTAAAAAACCTTATAGACCTTAGGACTCCCAATTTTAAGACCATAAGCAAATCGTTTAAGTCTCAAATTATTACCGGAGAACATAAATGGTTGGATTTTTCCTTGAAGGTCATTATGTCCGAAGACGGAAATATTGAGGGGTATATAGGGGCTATTGTAGATATTAGCAAAATAAAGGAAACAGAATTGGCCCTAATTGAAGCCAAGGAGAAGGAATCTATGGCCAATAAGGCCAAGGACGAGTTTTTGACCACTATGTCTCATGAGATAAGAACTCCGTTAAATGCGGTCATAGGTATAAGTCACCTGCTACTTTTGGAAAATCCTAAACCGGAGCAGTTGGAAAACCTAAGTACTTTAAAGCACTCTTCCGAGCATTTACTGTGTTTGGTAAATGATATTTTGGATTTTAACAAAATTGCATCCGGACAATTGGAATTGGAAGAAAGGGATTTTAGTTTAAATCAGGTGCTGAACGGTTTGGGAAGTATATTCCACAATACGGCAAAAGAAAAGGATATTCGGTTGCTTATCAAGAAGGATACTTCAATTCCAAAAACATTTATCGGTGACAGTACCAGATTGTCACAAATCCTGACCAATTTGGTAAGTAATGCCATTAAGTTTACCGAAGAGGGTAAGGTTAAGGTGGATATAGAAGTGCTGGAAGTAAAGGAGGATTTCTACTTTTTGGAATTTGTAATATCGGATACGGGAATTGGTATTCCCGAAGATAAAAAGGATAAAATATTTCTCTCGTTCGCCCAGGCCAATTCCGATACTACAAGAAAGTATGGAGGTACAGGTCTGGGACTGGCCATCTGTAAGCGATTGTTGGAAATTATGGACAGCGATCTTGAATTGGAGAGCGAGGTTGGCAAAGGATCTACCTTTAGTTTTAAGTTGAAACTTCAAAAGAGCAGCATGACCGATCATCAGGAGGATATCTATTCCTTTGACGCCAAGTCATTTCATGAGCAGGATAATCTAAAAGGGACCAGAATTCTCGTGGCCGAGGATAATAAGGTGAATATTATGGTCATTGAAAAATTTCTCTCCAAATGGCAGGTAGATTTTGAAATAGCCGAAAATGGACTAATTGCACTTAATAAGGCCCTGGAGAATACCTATGATATGATTTTGATGGACCTTCAAATGCCGGTAATGAATGGTTTTGAGGCCAGCAAGGCAATTAGGGACTCGAACAATCCGCTCAATAAGGTTATGCCCATTTACGCGCTGTCTGCTTCCACAGGAATGGATATTAAAAATCAGCTGGGGGAATACGGAATAGATGGGCTTATATGCAAACCTTTTAATCCAACGGAATTATTCAAAACATTGACATCCATTCTGCAGCAAAAGTATATTCAATAG
- the ilvA gene encoding threonine ammonia-lyase IlvA, with protein MKPYFPKIEDIRKAAETIRQVADITPLTQSIRYSKAYDANILLKREDLHRVRSYKIRGAFNKISSLTKEETVNGVVCASAGNHAQGVAFACNHLGIKGTIYMPSVTPKQKVEQTKLFGGDWVTVVLEGDTFDDSSNAAKKFCAAEKKTYIHPFDDPKIIEGQATVGLEILEQTKKPIDYVFVAVGGGGLASGLCAVFKTLSPQTKIIGVEPEGAPSMKTSIEKGVNTELEHIDKFIDGAAVKRVGNLTFNICKEYLHDMVTVPEGKVCQTILDLYNRDAIVVEPAGALTITVLDDFKEEIKGKNVICIVSGSNNDITRTAEIKERALLYGKLKHYFIIRFPQRPGALKEFVVDILGPTDDITHFEYSKKSSRENAPAVVGIELKSPEDLAPLIKRMKDNNFFGDYINDKPDLFQYLI; from the coding sequence ATGAAACCTTATTTTCCCAAAATAGAAGACATCAGGAAGGCGGCCGAAACCATTAGGCAAGTTGCAGATATCACTCCATTGACTCAGAGCATTAGATATTCCAAGGCTTATGATGCCAATATTCTTTTAAAAAGGGAAGATTTACATAGGGTAAGAAGTTATAAAATAAGAGGGGCATTCAATAAGATCAGTTCCCTAACCAAAGAAGAAACGGTGAACGGAGTGGTATGTGCCAGCGCCGGAAACCATGCCCAGGGTGTTGCTTTTGCCTGTAATCATTTAGGAATAAAAGGAACCATATATATGCCATCGGTGACCCCTAAACAAAAGGTTGAACAAACAAAGTTGTTTGGAGGGGATTGGGTAACTGTGGTCCTTGAAGGGGATACCTTTGATGATTCCTCCAATGCGGCAAAAAAGTTCTGTGCTGCTGAAAAAAAGACATATATCCATCCTTTTGATGACCCCAAAATTATTGAGGGACAGGCTACAGTTGGCTTGGAAATATTGGAACAGACCAAAAAGCCTATAGACTATGTCTTTGTGGCTGTTGGTGGCGGCGGATTGGCCTCGGGCCTCTGTGCTGTATTCAAGACATTATCGCCACAAACAAAAATTATTGGCGTAGAACCGGAAGGAGCCCCGTCTATGAAAACTTCCATAGAAAAGGGAGTTAACACCGAACTGGAACACATAGACAAATTTATTGACGGTGCGGCCGTAAAACGCGTGGGAAACCTTACGTTTAATATTTGTAAGGAATACCTTCACGATATGGTAACCGTTCCGGAAGGCAAGGTTTGCCAGACCATTTTGGATCTTTACAACAGGGACGCCATAGTTGTGGAACCGGCAGGAGCACTTACGATTACCGTTTTGGACGATTTTAAGGAAGAAATAAAAGGTAAAAACGTGATCTGCATTGTAAGTGGAAGTAACAATGATATTACACGAACGGCTGAGATAAAGGAACGCGCCTTGCTTTACGGCAAATTAAAACATTACTTTATTATACGCTTTCCCCAAAGACCGGGTGCGTTGAAGGAGTTCGTTGTGGATATTTTAGGGCCCACGGATGATATTACCCATTTTGAATATTCAAAAAAATCGAGTCGGGAGAATGCTCCGGCAGTGGTGGGCATAGAATTAAAAAGCCCAGAAGATTTGGCACCCCTAATTAAAAGGATGAAGGACAATAATTTTTTTGGGGACTACATTAACGATAAACCAGATTTGTTTCAGTATTTAATTTAA
- the ilvN gene encoding acetolactate synthase small subunit — MEKKWFTISVYSENSVGLLNRISGIFLKRHINIESLNVSKSEIDHVSKFTIVVYTTEDWVRNIVGQVEKQIEVIKAFYHTDEETIYQESALFKVASTLLFDERNIQNIIKDSNSQIVTVSRDFFVLAKTGRRNEIDDMYQQLKPYGIMQFVRSGRIAVTKSEMKISSLLKEFNQ; from the coding sequence ATGGAAAAAAAATGGTTTACAATTTCAGTATACTCCGAGAACAGCGTTGGACTACTGAACAGAATATCAGGGATATTTTTAAAACGTCACATAAACATTGAGAGTCTAAATGTTTCAAAATCGGAAATAGACCACGTTTCAAAATTCACCATTGTGGTATACACTACAGAAGATTGGGTGCGTAATATTGTGGGACAGGTGGAAAAGCAAATTGAGGTAATCAAAGCTTTCTATCATACCGATGAAGAAACCATATATCAGGAGTCGGCATTATTCAAAGTGGCTTCCACCTTATTGTTCGATGAGCGAAATATCCAAAATATTATAAAGGATAGTAATTCCCAAATTGTTACGGTGTCACGAGATTTCTTTGTTTTGGCAAAGACCGGAAGAAGAAATGAAATTGATGACATGTACCAACAACTGAAGCCCTATGGCATTATGCAATTTGTGCGTTCCGGAAGAATTGCGGTTACAAAATCCGAAATGAAAATTTCATCATTATTAAAAGAGTTTAATCAATAA
- a CDS encoding NADP-dependent glyceraldehyde-3-phosphate dehydrogenase, whose translation MGKSGIPAEHTINEVIHQRTYLINGELRAWNGNTSEVYSTISSTEKYAPTLLGSIPDMEEKEALEALDAALVAYNKGKGIWPTMRVKERIDCMEIFVKKMQTKRDEIVKLLMWEIGKSLPDSQKEFDRTVEYINDTIEDYKQLDRDNAKFEKNDGVYAHIRRGPLGVVLCLGPYNYPLNETFALLIPAIIMGNTTIFKPAKHGVLLITPLLEAFQSSFPKGVVNIVFGRGRAVAAPIMKTGKVDVLALIGNSKSANALQNQHPKSNRLRLVLGLEAKNPAIILPDADLDLTIDECIAGTLSFNGQRCTALKIIYVHEDIAAEFNKRFSERVDALKFGNPWEDGVKLTPLPEPGKPAYIQELIDDAREKGAKILNKKGGTHSDNYIWPAILFPVNKEMRVYQEEQFGPVIPIVTFKDIEEPLDDMAESNYGQQVSLFGRDVYAIAPLIDTLVNLVCRVNLNSSCQRGPDVYPFTGRKDSAQATLSVYDALRSFSIRTFVAFKDNELNNETVEQLLESKLSNFISTDYIL comes from the coding sequence ATGGGCAAATCGGGCATACCTGCAGAACACACAATAAACGAGGTTATTCATCAAAGAACCTATCTTATCAATGGTGAATTAAGGGCTTGGAACGGGAACACCTCTGAGGTGTACTCCACCATATCCAGCACAGAAAAATATGCCCCAACATTACTGGGAAGTATCCCGGACATGGAGGAAAAGGAAGCTTTGGAAGCTCTGGATGCAGCCCTAGTGGCATACAACAAAGGTAAGGGCATCTGGCCTACCATGCGGGTAAAGGAACGCATAGACTGCATGGAGATTTTTGTAAAGAAAATGCAGACCAAGAGGGATGAAATTGTTAAACTTTTAATGTGGGAAATTGGAAAATCGCTTCCAGACTCCCAGAAGGAGTTCGACAGAACCGTGGAGTATATTAATGATACCATCGAGGATTACAAGCAACTTGATCGGGATAACGCCAAATTTGAAAAAAACGATGGTGTTTATGCACATATTAGGCGGGGACCTCTTGGGGTCGTACTCTGTTTAGGACCATACAACTATCCTTTGAACGAAACTTTTGCCTTGCTTATTCCTGCTATAATTATGGGGAATACTACCATTTTTAAGCCAGCGAAACATGGGGTTTTATTGATCACACCATTGTTGGAGGCTTTTCAATCCAGTTTCCCAAAAGGGGTAGTGAATATTGTATTTGGTAGGGGTAGGGCAGTAGCCGCCCCAATAATGAAGACAGGAAAAGTTGATGTTTTGGCCTTGATAGGCAATAGTAAATCGGCGAATGCGCTGCAAAATCAACATCCTAAAAGCAATAGATTGCGCTTGGTACTTGGATTGGAAGCTAAAAACCCGGCTATAATACTACCCGACGCCGATTTGGATTTAACCATAGACGAATGTATTGCAGGTACCTTGTCCTTTAACGGTCAACGTTGTACCGCACTAAAAATAATCTATGTACACGAGGATATTGCCGCGGAATTTAATAAAAGATTTTCTGAAAGGGTAGATGCTTTAAAATTTGGAAACCCCTGGGAAGATGGTGTTAAGTTAACCCCTTTGCCCGAACCAGGTAAGCCCGCCTATATACAGGAATTGATAGATGACGCCAGGGAAAAAGGTGCCAAGATATTGAATAAAAAAGGGGGCACACATTCCGACAATTATATTTGGCCAGCTATATTATTTCCCGTTAACAAGGAAATGCGGGTCTATCAGGAAGAGCAATTTGGTCCGGTAATTCCAATCGTGACCTTTAAGGATATTGAAGAACCTTTAGACGATATGGCAGAATCCAATTATGGACAACAGGTGAGTTTGTTCGGAAGGGATGTATACGCCATAGCTCCCTTAATAGATACCTTGGTGAACTTGGTATGTAGGGTAAACCTGAACAGTTCTTGTCAACGTGGCCCGGATGTTTATCCATTTACCGGACGAAAGGATTCTGCCCAAGCCACCCTAAGTGTCTATGATGCATTACGTTCCTTTTCTATTAGAACCTTTGTAGCCTTTAAGGACAACGAACTTAATAATGAAACCGTAGAACAGCTGTTAGAGTCCAAATTGTCCAATTTTATTAGTACCGACTACATTCTATAG
- the ilvB gene encoding biosynthetic-type acetolactate synthase large subunit has protein sequence METLKKEKTASTKQITKRISGAEAIIHCLLAEGVDLIYGYPGGAIMPLYDELYKFQDKLTHILTRHEQGATHAAQGYARVTGKVGVAVATSGPGATNLITGIADAQIDSTPMVCITGQVARHLLGSDAFQETDIIGISTPVTKWNCQVTKASEIPEVLAKAFYIARSGRPGPVLVDITKNAQIDEFDFSYEHCAGVRSYNPYPKPDIKAIEEAANLINAAKKPFIVFGQGVILGEAEEQLKTLVEKAGIPAAWTILGLSAMDTEHPLNVGMVGMHGNYGPNLLTNECDVLIAIGMRFDDRVTGSLDTYAKQAKIIHFDIDPAEINKNVKADVAVLGDSKVTLDLLLPMIKTNTHESWHNEFKKKYEIEFDQIIKNDVYPTKDRLTMAEVIEEINIASGHKAIIVSDVGQHQMIACRYAKFKQTKSNVTSGGLGTMGFALPAAIGAKMGAMDREVVAIIGDGGYQMTIQELGTIFQNKTPVKIVVLNNDHLGMVRQWQELFFESRYASTVMVNPDFVKIAEGYHIQSKRISERKDLKATIKEMLASKDAYFLEVKVEKEDNVFPMIPSGASVSDIRLK, from the coding sequence ATGGAAACATTGAAAAAGGAAAAAACAGCATCAACTAAGCAGATCACGAAGAGAATAAGTGGTGCGGAGGCTATAATCCATTGCCTATTGGCTGAGGGTGTAGACTTGATTTATGGATATCCTGGCGGAGCCATAATGCCACTGTATGATGAATTATACAAGTTTCAGGATAAACTTACCCATATTCTAACAAGACATGAGCAGGGAGCAACCCACGCTGCACAGGGCTATGCCAGAGTAACCGGAAAAGTTGGTGTAGCAGTGGCCACCTCAGGCCCAGGGGCTACCAATTTGATTACCGGTATTGCCGACGCCCAGATAGATTCTACACCCATGGTCTGCATTACAGGCCAGGTAGCTAGACATTTGTTGGGTTCCGATGCTTTTCAGGAAACCGATATTATCGGAATTTCCACACCTGTAACCAAATGGAACTGTCAGGTTACCAAAGCTTCTGAAATTCCTGAAGTCTTGGCCAAGGCGTTCTATATTGCCAGATCGGGCAGGCCAGGACCCGTATTGGTGGATATTACCAAAAATGCACAAATTGATGAGTTCGACTTTTCATACGAGCATTGTGCCGGGGTACGTAGTTACAACCCTTACCCTAAACCAGACATAAAGGCCATTGAGGAAGCGGCCAATTTAATCAACGCTGCCAAGAAACCTTTTATAGTTTTTGGACAGGGAGTAATTTTAGGAGAAGCCGAGGAACAACTAAAAACCTTGGTCGAGAAGGCTGGTATTCCTGCTGCTTGGACCATACTTGGACTTTCGGCCATGGATACGGAACATCCATTAAATGTTGGAATGGTAGGGATGCACGGTAATTACGGACCCAATTTATTGACCAATGAGTGCGATGTACTCATTGCCATAGGTATGCGCTTTGACGATAGGGTAACCGGAAGTTTGGACACCTACGCCAAACAGGCAAAAATTATCCATTTCGATATAGATCCGGCCGAAATAAATAAAAACGTTAAGGCAGATGTAGCCGTATTGGGCGATTCCAAGGTTACCTTGGACCTATTGCTGCCAATGATCAAGACCAACACTCATGAATCTTGGCACAATGAGTTTAAGAAAAAATATGAGATAGAGTTTGACCAGATCATTAAAAATGATGTTTATCCTACCAAGGACAGACTTACCATGGCAGAAGTTATTGAGGAAATCAATATAGCCAGTGGTCATAAAGCCATAATAGTTTCGGACGTTGGGCAGCATCAAATGATTGCCTGTAGATACGCTAAATTTAAACAGACCAAAAGTAATGTTACCTCAGGTGGACTGGGAACTATGGGCTTCGCCTTACCAGCGGCTATCGGAGCCAAAATGGGAGCAATGGATAGGGAAGTAGTTGCCATTATTGGTGATGGCGGATACCAAATGACCATTCAGGAATTGGGGACTATCTTCCAGAACAAGACCCCTGTTAAGATAGTCGTACTAAATAACGATCATTTGGGAATGGTACGCCAATGGCAGGAACTTTTCTTTGAAAGTAGATATGCCTCTACCGTCATGGTAAATCCTGACTTTGTAAAAATTGCGGAAGGTTACCATATTCAATCAAAGCGCATAAGCGAGAGAAAGGATTTAAAGGCTACCATTAAAGAAATGTTGGCCTCCAAGGATGCTTACTTCTTGGAAGTTAAAGTAGAAAAAGAGGACAATGTTTTTCCTATGATTCCTTCTGGGGCATCAGTATCGGATATACGTTTGAAATAA